Proteins from a single region of Chryseomicrobium sp. FSL W7-1435:
- a CDS encoding GNAT family N-acetyltransferase, with the protein MSTYIRLDASQLEMAAEWLARVNSQTTSHCGYCGSSKEEILESLREDFVEGESTSLVAELEGETIIGMIGFDYEEEFAEVWGPFSLSSNTEETLAFWNFATNEFPQLKSYSFFLHKDNSTQQKFMNTLQAELRGKHLYYRIQQPAKAESHKLTLETYSNQDNQKFIELHDTEFPDTYYDAKTILERSLLQGHTLYFAYFEKEFVGYSFFEEGIDSIHLEYFALDSFYRGQGFGEELLRVSLYQVTSASNLNTVTLTVDLLNDAANPLYEKVGFEIENELWNYRFETK; encoded by the coding sequence ATGAGTACCTATATACGATTAGATGCCTCGCAACTCGAGATGGCAGCCGAATGGTTAGCTCGCGTCAATAGCCAAACCACCTCTCACTGTGGCTATTGTGGGTCATCAAAAGAAGAGATTTTAGAAAGTTTACGGGAAGATTTTGTTGAGGGAGAATCAACTTCATTAGTTGCGGAGCTTGAAGGAGAAACGATTATCGGCATGATCGGATTTGATTATGAGGAAGAATTTGCGGAAGTGTGGGGACCATTTAGTCTTTCTTCTAATACAGAGGAGACTCTGGCATTTTGGAATTTCGCAACGAATGAATTTCCGCAACTTAAATCGTATTCGTTTTTCTTACATAAAGACAACAGCACGCAACAGAAATTCATGAACACACTTCAAGCTGAGCTCCGAGGAAAGCATTTGTACTACAGAATTCAGCAACCTGCTAAAGCTGAATCACATAAATTAACACTCGAGACATATTCCAATCAAGACAATCAGAAATTTATAGAACTCCATGATACCGAGTTCCCTGATACGTATTATGATGCGAAGACGATTCTGGAACGTTCACTTCTACAAGGTCATACACTTTACTTTGCTTATTTCGAGAAGGAATTTGTAGGTTATTCATTCTTTGAGGAAGGGATAGACTCCATTCATCTCGAATATTTCGCACTCGATTCTTTTTATCGCGGGCAAGGGTTTGGCGAAGAATTACTGCGTGTATCGCTTTATCAAGTAACCTCAGCTAGCAATTTAAATACAGTAACATTGACGGTGGATTTATTAAACGACGCAGCCAATCCTCTTTATGAAAAGGTCGGATTTGAAATAGAGAATGAGCTTTGGAATTACAGGTTCGAAACTAAATAA
- the ribD gene encoding bifunctional diaminohydroxyphosphoribosylaminopyrimidine deaminase/5-amino-6-(5-phosphoribosylamino)uracil reductase RibD: protein MTDHDYMKLALSLAEATRGQTSPNPSVAAIVVKDGAVVGTGVHMKTGGPHAEVFALDQAGELARGATLYVTLEPCSHHGKTPPCAEKVVASGVSTVVVATRDPNPLVAGQGIALLTHHGIKVIEGIEEQRARMLNAPFFHSVTTNRPYVTLKAGMTLDGKIATSTGESKWITSDAAREDAHTLRHQHDAILVGKHTILHDNPSLTTRRPRGGRNPIRIVLDSELTLPHTYKIFQDGQAPTWVYTTKYANEEKRKELERIGVQVLQLQEETLSIDAVLEDLGKRNIQSVLVEGGGTVLASFVESKAFQQVVLYMAPKLFGGTQTQVMGGAGIASIIDAHQLKFIHVELLGPDIKVVAIPNEEEVT from the coding sequence ATGACAGATCATGACTACATGAAACTTGCCTTGTCTCTAGCAGAGGCGACACGTGGGCAGACCAGTCCAAATCCGTCGGTTGCAGCGATCGTTGTAAAAGACGGTGCGGTTGTAGGGACAGGTGTACACATGAAGACAGGCGGACCGCATGCTGAAGTCTTTGCGCTTGATCAAGCTGGAGAACTTGCACGCGGAGCAACATTATACGTGACGCTTGAACCGTGTTCACATCACGGCAAGACACCGCCATGTGCTGAAAAAGTAGTCGCTTCCGGCGTCTCAACAGTTGTCGTAGCGACGCGAGACCCAAATCCACTTGTTGCAGGACAAGGCATTGCACTTCTCACACATCACGGAATCAAAGTGATTGAAGGTATTGAAGAACAACGAGCCCGCATGCTCAATGCACCGTTCTTTCACTCAGTCACAACGAATCGTCCGTATGTCACCTTGAAAGCAGGGATGACACTGGACGGGAAAATCGCCACATCTACAGGCGAAAGCAAATGGATCACATCAGACGCTGCACGAGAAGACGCGCACACGCTTCGCCATCAGCATGATGCAATTTTAGTTGGAAAACACACAATTCTTCATGACAATCCTTCTCTCACCACCCGACGACCCCGAGGTGGACGCAATCCCATTCGCATCGTGCTCGATTCTGAGCTCACACTTCCACACACGTATAAGATTTTTCAAGATGGCCAGGCACCTACATGGGTGTACACAACTAAATATGCAAATGAAGAAAAACGCAAAGAACTAGAGCGAATAGGTGTTCAGGTCCTTCAATTACAAGAGGAAACACTTTCGATTGACGCCGTACTCGAAGACTTAGGAAAGAGAAATATTCAGTCGGTTTTAGTTGAAGGCGGGGGCACAGTCCTTGCTTCGTTTGTTGAAAGCAAAGCGTTCCAACAAGTTGTCCTTTACATGGCTCCTAAATTGTTCGGTGGCACTCAAACGCAAGTGATGGGTGGAGCAGGAATTGCGTCGATTATAGATGCCCACCAGCTCAAATTCATCCACGTTGAACTACTTGGACCAGATATCAAAGTTGTTGCGATTCCGAATGAAGAGGAGGTGACGTGA
- a CDS encoding bifunctional 3,4-dihydroxy-2-butanone-4-phosphate synthase/GTP cyclohydrolase II — MTMHEIEKAIEELKKGRPIIVVDDEDRENEGDFLALAEYATPELINFMVTEGRGLVCAPVTQEIAERLDLPPMVAKNEDAHSTAFTVSIDSVQATTGISAHERAETLQLLAHPTTTAVDFVRPGHIFPLIAKNGGVLERPGHTEAAVDLARLCGAAPVGIICEIMNPDGSMARLPQLEEVAEQQGLVMISIEQLCAYRIAQETTVARGVEVAMPTKYGTFRAVGFTGKNGKEHMALIKGELDAAETVTVRIHSECLTGDVFGSQRCDCGPQLDAAIQQIEELGAGVILYMRQEGRGIGLLNKLETYSLQEQGYDTVEANHKLGFADDLREYREAADILKSLGTTSIRLLTNNPRKLQGLESHGIQIVERIALELPANKSNENYLKTKKSKLNHILHL; from the coding sequence ATGACCATGCACGAAATTGAAAAAGCCATAGAAGAACTCAAAAAAGGACGCCCAATCATCGTAGTGGATGATGAGGACCGCGAAAACGAAGGCGATTTTTTGGCGCTAGCAGAGTATGCGACACCTGAACTCATCAATTTCATGGTGACAGAAGGGAGAGGACTTGTCTGTGCACCTGTAACACAGGAGATTGCCGAGCGACTCGATCTCCCGCCAATGGTTGCGAAGAATGAAGATGCTCACAGTACGGCATTTACGGTAAGTATTGATAGTGTCCAAGCGACAACGGGCATCAGTGCACATGAGCGAGCAGAAACATTACAACTTTTGGCGCATCCAACGACGACAGCGGTAGACTTTGTTCGACCAGGCCACATCTTTCCTCTCATCGCCAAAAATGGGGGAGTGCTTGAAAGACCAGGTCATACGGAGGCTGCGGTGGACCTCGCACGACTTTGTGGTGCAGCCCCAGTCGGAATCATTTGTGAAATCATGAATCCAGACGGATCCATGGCACGTCTTCCACAGCTGGAAGAAGTAGCAGAACAACAGGGTCTTGTGATGATTTCTATCGAACAATTATGTGCATATCGCATCGCGCAAGAAACGACTGTTGCACGAGGTGTCGAAGTCGCTATGCCGACAAAGTACGGAACCTTCCGGGCAGTCGGATTTACAGGGAAAAATGGCAAGGAACATATGGCCCTCATCAAAGGCGAGCTAGATGCGGCTGAAACTGTAACAGTGCGCATTCACTCAGAGTGTCTGACGGGTGACGTGTTTGGTTCACAGCGTTGTGATTGTGGACCACAGCTCGATGCAGCGATTCAACAAATTGAAGAACTCGGTGCAGGCGTGATTTTATATATGCGTCAAGAAGGCAGAGGCATCGGACTTCTGAATAAGTTAGAAACTTATTCACTACAAGAACAAGGTTATGACACGGTCGAAGCGAACCATAAACTTGGGTTTGCAGATGACTTAAGGGAATACCGGGAAGCGGCAGATATATTGAAGTCTTTGGGTACAACATCCATTCGTCTTCTGACAAACAATCCACGGAAGCTACAAGGCTTGGAATCGCACGGAATCCAAATCGTAGAGCGTATCGCACTTGAGCTTCCTGCGAATAAATCCAATGAGAACTATCTCAAAACAAAGAAATCAAAATTAAATCATATCTTACACCTATAG
- a CDS encoding immunoglobulin-like domain-containing protein: protein MRNVVLFLLVVCMVVVSGCTSSDEPVELKKSDIGEVNTLSNIHLEIVENTLTSEGLTLRIVNDSEKSLVYNGSFSIEQKVNEEWFEVEDVVGGNFAFTDEGLGTNPHESSELSIEWDWLYGELKTGEYRLVKEVLDFRDAGDFDRHFLAVEFEILN from the coding sequence ATGCGAAATGTTGTGCTATTCTTGCTAGTTGTATGTATGGTAGTTGTTTCTGGCTGCACTTCTTCAGATGAACCAGTTGAATTAAAGAAATCTGATATAGGGGAAGTGAATACTTTGAGCAACATCCACCTCGAAATCGTTGAAAATACACTTACATCAGAAGGGTTAACATTGCGAATTGTGAATGACTCTGAAAAGTCTCTCGTATATAATGGCTCATTTTCGATTGAACAAAAAGTCAATGAGGAATGGTTTGAAGTAGAGGATGTCGTGGGTGGAAATTTTGCTTTTACAGATGAAGGGTTAGGCACAAATCCACATGAATCATCAGAGCTATCGATCGAGTGGGATTGGCTCTATGGAGAACTTAAAACTGGAGAATATCGTTTAGTGAAAGAAGTACTAGATTTTCGAGATGCGGGCGATTTTGATAGACACTTTCTAGCAGTTGAATTCGAAATCCTTAACTGA
- the ribE gene encoding riboflavin synthase, whose amino-acid sequence MFTGIIEEIGTVVSVKKTGEAMELTLAAKKILTDVNLGDSIAINGVCLTVTTYTTSQFTADVMPETYAATTIGRLKRGTQVNLERAMAAGGRFGGHFVTGHCDAVGEITDRQMNQNALQVTIQFPEEFRKYVIMKGSISVDGVSLTVFGLTPNSLTISLIPHTVEQTILHTKRTGDSVNLEFDVLGKYILGAAHQERSQKSTMTHSFLQENGYA is encoded by the coding sequence ATGTTTACGGGTATTATCGAAGAAATCGGCACAGTTGTCTCTGTCAAGAAGACGGGAGAGGCGATGGAGCTCACACTGGCTGCCAAGAAGATTTTGACAGATGTTAACCTGGGAGACAGTATCGCTATCAACGGTGTTTGTCTGACCGTCACAACTTACACGACTTCACAGTTTACTGCTGACGTCATGCCGGAGACTTATGCAGCCACTACAATAGGTCGTTTGAAGCGTGGGACACAGGTCAACCTAGAACGAGCGATGGCAGCAGGGGGCCGGTTTGGCGGGCATTTTGTGACAGGTCACTGCGATGCGGTAGGTGAGATTACCGATCGGCAGATGAATCAAAACGCGCTACAAGTGACCATTCAGTTCCCAGAAGAGTTTCGAAAGTATGTCATCATGAAAGGCTCAATTAGCGTGGATGGTGTATCTTTGACGGTCTTCGGTCTTACACCGAACTCTCTGACGATTTCTCTCATTCCACATACAGTTGAACAAACGATTTTACACACGAAACGTACAGGCGACTCCGTCAACTTGGAGTTTGATGTTCTCGGAAAATATATCCTTGGCGCAGCTCATCAAGAACGTTCCCAAAAATCAACAATGACCCATAGTTTTTTACAAGAGAACGGCTATGCGTAA
- the ribE gene encoding 6,7-dimethyl-8-ribityllumazine synthase has protein sequence MKQIIEGHLVGTDLKVAIVVARFNEFITSKLLGGAEDVLRRHGVREEDVTVLWVPGAFEIPLAAKKLADSGKYDAVITLGTVIRGATPHFDYVCAEVAKGVSAVSLQSGIPTIFGVLTTESIEQAIERAGTKAGNKGAEAAITAIEMANVYKSLAE, from the coding sequence ATGAAACAGATTATTGAAGGGCATTTAGTTGGAACCGATTTGAAAGTAGCCATCGTAGTGGCGCGTTTCAATGAATTTATTACAAGCAAGTTGTTAGGCGGAGCAGAAGATGTACTTCGTCGACACGGAGTTCGTGAAGAAGATGTCACCGTTCTGTGGGTACCAGGAGCGTTTGAAATCCCATTAGCTGCAAAAAAACTTGCAGATAGCGGAAAGTACGATGCGGTGATCACATTAGGAACAGTGATTCGTGGTGCAACGCCACACTTCGATTATGTCTGTGCAGAAGTGGCAAAAGGTGTATCGGCTGTCAGTCTTCAATCGGGAATCCCGACAATCTTTGGTGTGTTGACAACAGAGTCGATTGAACAAGCAATTGAACGTGCAGGCACAAAAGCGGGGAATAAAGGCGCTGAAGCCGCTATCACAGCGATAGAAATGGCCAACGTCTATAAGAGTTTAGCTGAATAA